The following proteins are encoded in a genomic region of Maribacter hydrothermalis:
- a CDS encoding helix-turn-helix domain-containing protein has product MSNDIDNDYFCDGITEEIINALTTVKGLKVIARTSSFAFKHKNIDVRHIGNQLGVSTVLEGSIRVFNKRIRINVQLIRTNDGFQVWSQNFDRKLEDIFELQDEISLIIAEQIRENFGHLDISKHISIIGTKNINAYKLYLKGRTYQLNWDLEDYFKAIDCYKQSIEIDADFYDAYFALSRSYGILASWGVLDKNKGVANANSYLNQGLQIKSTSYLGYFAKSSLSFWNEWNYNKGIASLNKALYQNPSYAIAYEGIAEIYMATNQLDRALLNIDKAIEISPLSPNHYFTKGNIYFLKREYHKAIDNLDECLRIDPNFTLAIETKLACFIFLKDTTKFNDYIASMPQLISPKICEVLFRLINKKQVNKAIDSVAINIEESFKSIYPWHFYFLIHSGQIDRALQVFEEKIKLKIGQLINFQLDPFLDPLRKHKRFVLIEKEIILSGSLLIEKEKTITVQKETSHLLNEAEIKKYKLVLDSFVKDNEPFLNANLSLKELGNSIKLHPNKLSWLLNAEYDKNFNDYINQYRLDYFKRIALDKRFKNITLLGLAYDSGFNSKSVFNTYFKKIEGLTPSQWVKTNSN; this is encoded by the coding sequence ATGAGTAATGATATTGATAACGACTATTTCTGTGATGGTATTACCGAAGAAATCATTAATGCTTTAACCACGGTAAAGGGATTAAAAGTTATAGCGAGAACCTCTTCTTTTGCATTTAAACATAAAAATATAGATGTTAGGCATATTGGTAATCAGTTGGGCGTCTCAACGGTTCTGGAAGGTAGTATTCGAGTATTCAATAAAAGGATTCGTATAAATGTTCAATTGATACGGACAAATGATGGTTTTCAGGTTTGGTCACAGAATTTTGACCGGAAATTAGAAGATATTTTTGAGCTTCAAGACGAAATAAGCTTAATAATTGCCGAACAAATAAGGGAGAATTTTGGACATCTAGATATTTCCAAACACATTTCGATTATTGGTACCAAAAATATCAATGCATATAAACTTTATCTAAAAGGAAGGACATATCAACTCAACTGGGATTTAGAAGATTATTTCAAAGCCATTGATTGCTACAAACAAAGTATTGAAATTGATGCCGATTTTTATGATGCGTATTTTGCCTTAAGTAGGTCGTACGGTATTTTAGCGAGTTGGGGAGTTTTAGATAAAAATAAAGGGGTAGCAAACGCCAATAGCTATTTGAACCAAGGCTTGCAGATTAAATCCACATCTTATCTGGGGTATTTTGCAAAGTCATCCCTAAGTTTTTGGAATGAGTGGAATTATAACAAGGGAATAGCTTCTTTAAACAAAGCATTATATCAAAATCCTAGTTATGCCATAGCTTATGAAGGAATAGCAGAAATTTACATGGCTACAAATCAATTAGACAGAGCACTGTTGAATATTGATAAAGCCATAGAAATAAGCCCATTATCTCCCAACCATTATTTTACAAAAGGTAATATTTATTTTCTTAAAAGGGAGTATCATAAAGCCATTGATAATTTAGATGAATGTCTACGAATAGACCCGAATTTCACCTTGGCTATTGAGACCAAATTGGCCTGTTTCATATTTTTGAAAGACACAACTAAATTCAACGATTATATAGCTTCGATGCCCCAATTGATTAGTCCTAAAATTTGTGAAGTTCTTTTTAGATTAATTAATAAAAAACAAGTTAACAAAGCGATTGATTCGGTTGCTATTAATATTGAAGAAAGTTTTAAAAGCATTTATCCTTGGCATTTTTACTTCCTTATACATTCTGGCCAAATAGATAGGGCACTTCAGGTATTTGAAGAAAAAATAAAACTGAAAATTGGGCAACTTATCAATTTTCAGTTGGATCCCTTTTTAGACCCTTTAAGAAAACACAAACGTTTTGTTTTAATTGAAAAGGAAATTATTTTGTCCGGATCTCTTCTGATAGAAAAAGAAAAGACCATTACCGTACAAAAAGAAACTTCCCATCTTTTAAATGAAGCTGAGATCAAAAAATACAAATTGGTTTTAGATAGTTTTGTAAAAGATAATGAGCCCTTTTTAAATGCCAATCTTTCCCTAAAGGAATTGGGCAATAGTATAAAATTGCATCCTAATAAGTTGTCTTGGTTATTAAATGCGGAATATGACAAGAACTTCAACGATTATATTAACCAATATCGTTTAGATTACTTTAAAAGGATTGCTTTGGACAAAAGATTCAAAAACATTACCCTATTAGGATTAGCCTATGATAGTGGCTTTAATTCCAAAAGTGTTTTTAATACCTACTTCAAGAAAATAGAAGGTTTAACACCAAGTCAATGGGTTAAGACCAATAGTAACTAA
- a CDS encoding helix-turn-helix domain-containing protein — protein sequence MPTSIITTDDLREFKFELLDDIKKLLTKQASGKLKKYLKSSEVMKLLQISPGTLQNLRINGTLPYTKVGGIIFYDSDEIQEVMLSNRIHHKID from the coding sequence ATGCCAACAAGTATTATAACAACAGACGATTTAAGAGAGTTTAAATTTGAACTACTCGATGATATTAAAAAGCTATTGACCAAACAAGCTTCAGGTAAACTTAAAAAGTATCTGAAATCTTCGGAGGTGATGAAACTATTACAAATTAGCCCTGGCACCTTACAGAATTTACGCATTAATGGAACGCTACCATACACCAAAGTCGGCGGTATCATTTTTTATGATTCTGATGAAATCCAAGAAGTCATGTTATCAAATCGTATTCATCATAAAATTGATTAA
- a CDS encoding RteC domain-containing protein: MTEPLKEISNEFLELLKEIESTHSTSIECSTNAILLCRKTLHTLKNLVLQSNFVSLEDEIDFFKHTKQISITPLIYYSEVRSFELQFPVANSTSQKKYINKKIAKLNRFFIYNIDFVQYIQEGHSHFDHQYFTRKFSDLYHIVSSKFYFQDPDFTTARDMLLGKVKAYQKFIEYLKNRLTTISMNSTIGQSNQLNSSSNLHWTSSKAGLTELIYALHSTSSINNGDADIKEIAIALQNTFQFDLGDFYKTYAEIKTRKISRTKFLDTLSTGLTSFMEESEK, encoded by the coding sequence ATGACTGAGCCCCTAAAGGAAATATCGAATGAGTTTTTAGAACTTCTTAAAGAAATTGAATCCACACATTCTACATCTATAGAGTGCTCTACTAATGCAATACTTCTTTGCCGAAAAACCCTCCATACCCTTAAGAATCTGGTTTTACAATCTAATTTCGTTTCCCTAGAAGATGAGATTGACTTTTTTAAGCATACGAAACAAATTTCAATCACACCTCTAATTTACTATTCTGAAGTACGCTCTTTTGAACTTCAGTTTCCTGTAGCCAATAGTACATCTCAAAAAAAGTATATCAACAAAAAAATAGCTAAGCTAAATAGATTCTTCATTTACAATATTGACTTTGTGCAATACATTCAAGAAGGACATTCACACTTCGACCATCAATACTTTACTAGAAAATTCTCTGATTTATATCATATCGTTTCTTCTAAATTCTATTTTCAAGACCCAGATTTCACAACTGCTCGTGATATGTTATTAGGAAAGGTCAAAGCATATCAGAAATTTATTGAGTACCTCAAAAATAGACTTACAACAATTAGTATGAATAGCACTATAGGGCAATCCAATCAATTAAACTCTAGTTCTAATTTGCATTGGACCTCCTCAAAAGCCGGACTTACAGAGTTAATATATGCACTACATTCTACCAGTTCCATAAATAATGGAGATGCAGATATTAAAGAAATTGCAATTGCCTTACAAAATACCTTTCAATTTGACCTTGGTGATTTTTATAAAACATATGCTGAAATTAAAACTCGGAAAATAAGTAGAACAAAATTTCTGGACACCCTATCTACTGGTCTGACTTCATTTATGGAAGAATCAGAAAAATGA
- a CDS encoding serine hydrolase domain-containing protein gives MKNHIVFICLILYTLTITAQTEIEKEISALLQTELQKPNIYNGFLNVYSNSKSIHIQLAEGTFYNGNTVTNNHPFYSASIGKTFTATAIALLKEEGKLAFNDAIGQYLPETVTNGLHIINGVDSSSKITIAQLLQHTSGLPDYFEDSTIDESPNVISQIFKHPNKTWTPLDCIQFTKEKMKPLFLPGEGYHYTDTEYVLLGLIVENLSGLTLHDFFKQHIFQPLNMNHTYMNLKSEPIDLTPQMAEVFVGDQDLSEFDSLSADWAGGGIVATAADLIAFQQALFSTTLLTAETLDMMQQWTSETQGMYYGFGLRKIVFDELHPSLPNFEVIGHSGSTGSFLYYCPALDTYVSGTLNQAEEVRATIPLIAKILKLI, from the coding sequence ATGAAAAATCACATCGTATTTATCTGTCTTATACTTTATACTTTAACCATAACTGCACAAACAGAAATAGAGAAAGAAATCAGCGCATTGTTGCAAACTGAATTACAGAAGCCGAATATATATAATGGATTTCTAAACGTATATTCAAATTCAAAATCAATACATATTCAATTAGCAGAAGGTACTTTTTATAACGGGAATACTGTAACAAATAATCATCCCTTTTATTCTGCAAGTATTGGAAAAACGTTTACGGCGACTGCCATTGCACTATTAAAAGAAGAAGGTAAATTAGCATTCAATGATGCAATTGGTCAGTATTTGCCTGAGACTGTTACAAATGGACTTCATATTATAAACGGTGTGGATAGCTCTTCTAAGATTACCATAGCACAGCTGTTACAACATACCTCAGGATTACCAGATTACTTTGAAGATAGTACCATCGATGAAAGTCCAAATGTCATTTCTCAAATATTTAAACATCCGAATAAAACATGGACACCTTTAGATTGTATTCAATTTACAAAGGAAAAAATGAAACCCCTATTTCTTCCTGGTGAAGGCTACCATTATACAGATACCGAATATGTTCTCCTTGGGCTTATTGTTGAAAACCTTAGTGGTTTAACATTGCATGATTTTTTCAAGCAACATATTTTTCAACCCTTGAATATGAATCATACGTACATGAATTTAAAATCAGAACCTATAGATTTAACTCCGCAAATGGCTGAAGTATTCGTAGGTGACCAAGATTTATCTGAATTTGATAGCTTAAGTGCCGATTGGGCCGGTGGGGGAATTGTAGCAACTGCGGCGGATTTGATAGCGTTTCAACAAGCACTATTCAGTACTACATTATTAACTGCTGAAACCTTGGATATGATGCAACAATGGACATCCGAAACTCAAGGCATGTATTACGGTTTTGGATTGCGAAAAATAGTATTTGACGAACTTCATCCCAGTTTACCAAATTTTGAAGTAATCGGTCATTCTGGGAGTACAGGTTCGTTTTTATACTATTGTCCTGCTTTGGATACCTATGTTTCTGGAACCCTAAATCAAGCAGAGGAAGTAAGAGCTACCATACCTTTAATCGCCAAGATTCTGAAACTAATTTAA
- a CDS encoding serine hydrolase domain-containing protein encodes MNFLNQHRTTLKKKAQSRNVNQLMIFLLLCMTAVHISCTKDDDSIQNPTPNGIATSEQLSTYLEDIANTKEIPGFSVNVSIGNTKAFHQSFGYANIANETRYTNQTVNNLASVSKTFVGAAVAKAIEQGLFTLETNINDLLPIAIKNPKQPTGNIKIKHLVTHTSGIVDVPETYIASNYFILPGEDITTGIGSILVNELGMQQMEQVDLDVYLSEIFDEDGELYSPDNYLNTLPGTTWAYSNDATTLLGYIIEYASGDSFDDYVAKYIFSPLQMTNSTYDISAIDFQNMATQYYDSSSPFPRYGNHGYVEGGLNSNSDDMSNYLLDMMKGARGEGSALFAQDYYDLLFQEQLEPGIVPSDFAENHGLFWYMKNGNIVHGGNSLGVSSHIQLKQDGSSGFYIISNMDGTFTVNELKWEDTKSIITQAVEEFISNN; translated from the coding sequence ATGAATTTTTTAAATCAACATCGCACAACTTTAAAAAAAAAAGCCCAGAGTAGAAACGTAAATCAATTGATGATTTTTCTATTACTCTGTATGACAGCTGTACATATATCCTGTACTAAGGACGATGATAGCATTCAAAATCCAACGCCAAATGGTATAGCCACATCGGAACAGCTATCGACCTATTTAGAAGATATTGCAAATACTAAAGAGATTCCCGGGTTTTCGGTAAACGTGAGTATAGGTAATACCAAAGCTTTTCATCAATCTTTTGGGTATGCCAACATTGCAAATGAAACACGGTATACAAATCAAACGGTAAACAACTTGGCTTCTGTAAGCAAAACGTTTGTAGGAGCTGCGGTAGCAAAAGCTATAGAACAAGGTCTTTTTACACTAGAAACCAATATCAATGATCTGTTACCAATAGCAATCAAGAACCCTAAACAGCCAACTGGAAATATTAAAATAAAGCACCTTGTTACCCATACATCTGGAATTGTAGATGTACCGGAAACTTACATCGCAAGTAACTATTTCATCTTGCCAGGCGAAGATATAACTACAGGTATAGGAAGCATTTTGGTTAATGAACTAGGAATGCAACAAATGGAGCAAGTAGATTTAGATGTGTATTTATCGGAAATCTTCGATGAAGACGGAGAGCTCTACAGCCCAGACAATTATTTAAATACCTTGCCTGGCACTACGTGGGCATACTCAAATGATGCAACCACTTTACTGGGGTATATTATTGAATATGCATCTGGGGATTCTTTTGATGATTATGTAGCAAAATACATATTCAGCCCTTTACAAATGACAAACTCCACCTATGATATTAGCGCCATTGACTTTCAGAACATGGCAACGCAATATTATGACAGTAGTTCACCATTTCCAAGATACGGAAATCATGGTTACGTAGAAGGTGGCCTAAATAGCAATAGCGATGATATGAGCAACTATTTATTGGATATGATGAAAGGGGCCAGGGGAGAAGGGTCTGCCTTATTTGCTCAGGACTATTATGATTTGCTGTTTCAAGAACAGTTAGAACCTGGTATTGTGCCTTCTGATTTTGCGGAAAACCATGGTTTGTTTTGGTATATGAAAAACGGAAATATTGTGCACGGAGGCAACAGTTTGGGCGTCTCTTCACATATTCAATTAAAACAGGACGGCTCATCAGGGTTCTATATTATATCTAACATGGATGGCACCTTTACCGTTAACGAATTAAAGTGGGAAGATACCAAATCCATTATCACGCAAGCAGTAGAAGAATTTATCAGTAATAATTAA
- a CDS encoding RNA polymerase sigma factor, with amino-acid sequence MKTPSNKIDISIIIEENRNLIYKIVNSYCSDSNEQEDLIQEIIFQLLKSYDSFDHKGKVTTWMYRVAFNVAISHNRKLRTREKHILAIPSKLVIVAEEETNEYDEKIKQLRAFIQEFDPLNKANLIMYLDGNSHKEISEGMGISVSNVGTKINRIKKQLKKKFKQK; translated from the coding sequence ATGAAAACGCCTTCAAACAAAATTGACATATCAATAATTATTGAGGAGAATAGAAACTTGATTTACAAAATCGTTAATAGTTACTGTTCAGATAGTAACGAGCAAGAAGATTTAATTCAGGAAATCATCTTTCAACTACTAAAAAGCTATGACAGCTTTGACCATAAAGGGAAAGTTACCACTTGGATGTATCGGGTAGCTTTTAATGTAGCAATATCTCATAATCGAAAATTAAGAACAAGAGAAAAGCACATTTTAGCCATACCATCTAAGTTAGTCATTGTTGCAGAAGAGGAAACTAACGAATATGATGAAAAAATAAAACAATTAAGAGCGTTTATACAGGAATTTGACCCATTGAACAAAGCTAATTTAATTATGTATTTAGATGGTAACAGTCATAAAGAAATTTCAGAAGGGATGGGCATCTCGGTCAGTAATGTAGGAACGAAAATTAACAGGATTAAAAAACAATTGAAGAAAAAATTCAAACAAAAGTAA
- a CDS encoding type 1 glutamine amidotransferase domain-containing protein, whose translation MFKKYRIVKYVLASLAIVSTISILIGVHIASLLPAEDITLSNSQASEIAYLNKNVPFNRGKILAVVTSTDVMGANGKATGYELTELARAYYVFTANGFDVDIASPLGGIPPVVLDDDDMGIFDYAFLNDVKAQSKIHKTLPLKDVVGEDYKAIYFVGGKGAMYDFPDNTYVQRLVRDFYSANKVIGAVCHGPAALVNVTLKNGKSFLQDRQVSGFTNKEELLLIPKAASIFPFLLQDKLIEQGAVFNEGLMYLEKVSHDENLITGQNPWSVWLLAETMVRQLGYVPKQRTLTGEENAITVLHTYETIGATASKVLIKQIILDKKQTVSRALLIDHGAIAILKADLKKFYDLLGLASYAKDIENK comes from the coding sequence ATGTTTAAAAAATACAGAATTGTAAAATATGTACTGGCATCGTTAGCTATTGTTAGTACGATATCGATTCTTATAGGAGTACATATTGCCAGTCTCTTACCGGCAGAAGACATTACATTAAGTAATAGCCAAGCTAGCGAGATAGCATACCTAAATAAAAATGTGCCCTTTAATAGGGGAAAAATTCTTGCGGTTGTTACCAGCACTGATGTTATGGGTGCTAACGGCAAAGCAACGGGTTATGAGTTAACCGAATTAGCGCGAGCATATTATGTTTTTACGGCCAACGGTTTTGACGTAGATATCGCTAGTCCGTTAGGTGGAATTCCTCCAGTGGTATTAGATGATGACGATATGGGGATTTTTGATTATGCGTTTTTGAATGATGTAAAAGCACAATCTAAAATACATAAAACCTTACCGTTAAAAGATGTTGTAGGCGAGGATTACAAAGCAATTTATTTTGTTGGAGGCAAAGGCGCCATGTATGATTTTCCGGACAATACATATGTACAAAGATTGGTACGAGACTTTTACAGTGCCAATAAAGTTATTGGTGCAGTTTGTCATGGACCTGCTGCACTTGTAAATGTTACCTTGAAGAATGGAAAATCATTTTTGCAAGATAGGCAGGTGAGTGGTTTTACAAATAAAGAGGAGCTTTTATTAATTCCAAAAGCAGCATCCATATTTCCATTTTTATTACAGGACAAATTAATTGAGCAAGGAGCAGTATTTAATGAAGGTTTGATGTATTTGGAAAAAGTCAGTCATGATGAAAATCTAATAACAGGACAAAATCCCTGGTCGGTTTGGTTATTGGCGGAAACCATGGTAAGGCAACTGGGCTATGTGCCAAAACAACGAACACTAACAGGAGAGGAAAACGCTATTACCGTTTTGCATACCTATGAAACCATAGGAGCAACAGCTTCTAAAGTACTGATTAAACAAATAATTCTAGACAAGAAACAAACTGTTTCTAGAGCGTTACTTATAGATCACGGTGCTATTGCGATACTAAAGGCCGATTTAAAAAAGTTTTATGATTTGCTTGGATTAGCATCTTATGCAAAAGATATTGAGAACAAATAA
- a CDS encoding MgtC/SapB family protein: protein MGEFEKITKVLDPYILGVLISLGIGLILGLEREYNNLKEDKGFAGIRAFPIVAILGFTLGSLTETYSTWLPIIGLGAFIFFLGFNHLYKETVTFERSFTTNIALIATLILGLMVSAEYYRNAVATAVIIVTLLSLKTHFHMVIRNITSDELFALIKFSIIALLILPFLPNSNYGPNELINPFEIGSIIVIVSFLNFIGYFLVKFVGSKKGILLTAILGGLISSTAVAWSYSSRSVESPELSKKYAAGIIIASAIMFPRLAFLTYIFNKALFIYIAIPFALFSIICLIISLILIKDDTNKPDTNINLGNPMNLLNAFGFGIIYVVILFAVFYSNQFFGESGLYYSALIAGLADTDAITISLAKFASDGEKVKLASSVIVTAVMSNMLVKLGITLFKGSKVTGKLVGYTFAGIIVIGVLYAFFSH, encoded by the coding sequence TAAAGGATTCGCTGGAATACGAGCTTTCCCTATTGTAGCTATTTTAGGGTTTACGTTAGGCAGCCTTACCGAAACATACTCTACTTGGCTGCCAATTATTGGTTTAGGTGCTTTCATTTTCTTTTTAGGATTCAATCATTTATATAAAGAGACGGTTACATTTGAACGGAGTTTCACCACCAACATAGCTTTAATTGCTACATTAATATTAGGGTTAATGGTATCTGCGGAATACTATAGAAATGCTGTTGCAACAGCAGTTATCATAGTGACTTTACTTTCTCTTAAAACCCATTTTCATATGGTAATAAGAAATATAACATCAGATGAACTTTTTGCACTAATAAAGTTTTCAATCATAGCTTTATTGATTCTACCCTTTTTACCCAATAGCAATTACGGACCTAATGAATTGATAAATCCGTTTGAGATTGGGTCTATCATTGTCATAGTGTCCTTCTTAAACTTCATCGGTTATTTTTTAGTCAAATTTGTAGGCTCCAAAAAAGGAATTTTATTGACCGCAATTCTTGGCGGACTTATTTCAAGCACGGCTGTTGCTTGGAGCTACTCATCTCGTAGCGTTGAGTCTCCTGAACTGTCAAAAAAATATGCTGCAGGTATAATCATAGCATCAGCTATTATGTTTCCGAGACTTGCTTTTTTAACATACATATTCAATAAGGCATTATTCATTTATATAGCTATACCTTTTGCTTTATTCTCAATAATATGCCTTATTATATCTTTAATTCTCATTAAAGATGACACTAATAAACCTGACACCAATATTAATCTTGGTAACCCAATGAATCTCCTTAATGCTTTTGGGTTTGGTATTATTTATGTGGTCATTCTTTTTGCAGTTTTTTACAGCAATCAATTTTTCGGAGAAAGCGGATTATATTATTCTGCGCTAATTGCTGGTTTGGCAGACACGGATGCAATTACTATTAGCCTAGCAAAATTTGCCTCAGATGGAGAAAAAGTAAAGTTAGCCTCATCGGTCATTGTAACCGCAGTAATGAGTAATATGCTTGTTAAATTGGGAATTACTTTATTTAAAGGCTCAAAAGTTACCGGTAAATTAGTTGGTTATACTTTTGCCGGTATTATTGTAATTGGTGTTTTATATGCTTTTTTCAGTCATTGA
- a CDS encoding asparaginase domain-containing protein, with the protein MILIITTGGTIEGIEHSNESENEGTLVSIQSILQNVNISQEYQIEKAFSKDSRFISNEDRKILQQKIVQVNNSLILITHGTITMVETAIYLGKLHLDKTIVLVGSFILGTEKNSDATFNLGFALGALQTLSNGVYIAMNGKIFIWNNVRKNTAKNRFEKIRN; encoded by the coding sequence ATGATTTTGATAATTACAACAGGAGGCACTATTGAAGGCATTGAGCACAGTAACGAGTCCGAAAATGAAGGAACCCTCGTCTCAATACAAAGTATACTTCAAAATGTAAATATTTCTCAGGAGTACCAAATAGAGAAAGCATTTTCAAAAGATAGCCGCTTTATCTCTAATGAGGATAGAAAAATACTACAGCAGAAAATAGTTCAAGTTAATAACAGTCTCATACTAATTACCCATGGAACAATTACTATGGTAGAAACTGCTATTTATCTAGGTAAGCTTCATTTGGATAAGACAATAGTTTTAGTAGGTTCATTTATTCTAGGCACTGAAAAAAATTCAGATGCTACTTTTAATCTAGGCTTTGCATTAGGTGCTCTTCAAACCTTATCTAATGGAGTTTACATCGCTATGAATGGTAAAATATTTATTTGGAATAATGTAAGAAAAAATACAGCTAAAAACAGATTTGAGAAAATTCGAAACTAA
- a CDS encoding helix-turn-helix domain-containing protein, with protein MFGTSIHWTTFFFLLIDLLLVTLAFIQSKRLIQTNLNRYIILGSLFILYNFTGGILPIENFPGPFIIQYIITYGVSIAMCVYFVKYLYDEYDIEVLKFGLSVSNIAYYVIACFILLFLVPYFFNDSIESSRIYFSIPVSAICLYICWAFYKRITVKEKPYPLVVRRNQFSLIGITCIGLLPILTVLGDYQWLTFTVINIAFYCITFMEIDRYLYLLENKGKMQQVFTYYQHLNTNSIHSKLIKNGLTRREIEIAMSILEDKNYKQISKDLFIEESTVTKHASNIFKKTEVKNRGEFLKVFSIP; from the coding sequence ATGTTTGGAACATCAATTCATTGGACCACTTTTTTCTTTTTACTTATCGACTTGCTGTTGGTTACTTTAGCGTTTATACAATCCAAAAGACTAATTCAAACTAATTTAAATAGGTATATAATTCTCGGTTCACTATTTATTCTATACAACTTTACTGGAGGCATACTTCCCATTGAAAATTTTCCTGGACCTTTTATAATACAATATATTATTACCTATGGCGTATCTATTGCAATGTGTGTATATTTCGTTAAATACCTGTATGATGAATATGATATCGAGGTCTTAAAATTTGGCCTATCAGTTTCAAATATAGCATACTACGTAATCGCCTGTTTTATATTATTATTTCTAGTACCATATTTCTTTAATGATTCTATTGAATCTTCCAGAATCTACTTTTCTATTCCTGTTTCCGCTATTTGTTTGTATATCTGTTGGGCGTTTTATAAGAGAATAACAGTAAAAGAAAAACCATATCCACTAGTCGTTCGTAGAAATCAGTTTTCGCTTATTGGAATAACTTGTATTGGTTTATTACCTATTTTAACCGTTTTAGGTGATTATCAATGGTTGACTTTTACCGTTATAAATATTGCCTTTTATTGCATCACTTTTATGGAAATTGATAGGTATCTCTACTTACTAGAAAACAAAGGTAAAATGCAACAGGTATTCACATATTATCAACATTTGAATACTAATAGTATCCATTCCAAGCTCATAAAAAATGGATTGACAAGACGAGAAATAGAGATTGCAATGTCAATTTTAGAGGACAAAAATTATAAACAGATTTCCAAGGATTTGTTTATTGAAGAAAGTACGGTTACTAAACATGCCTCGAATATTTTTAAAAAAACTGAGGTGAAAAATCGAGGTGAATTCCTTAAGGTATTTTCGATTCCTTAA
- a CDS encoding SDR family oxidoreductase: MKKTNSQTVLLAGATGYLGGYIARALSQDQMAAKLIARSPQKLKLLESKTVKIIKAEVTKPETLEGICEGVTTVISTIGITRQKDGLTYMDVDYQANLNLLNEAKRAGVKKFIYVSAINGNTYRHLKIFEAKEKFVDALKSSGLDFTVIRPNGFFSDMQDFLDMARKGKVYLFGHGEQKFNPIHGEDLAIVCLQSINTHNKEIIVGGPDVLTLNEIGEMALDALQKPKKIIHLPDWIRRFVIWVLRTFTSSKTYGPVEFFLTLMAEDNIAPRFGEKRLHDFFRENS, encoded by the coding sequence ATGAAGAAGACTAATTCACAAACCGTTTTACTTGCAGGAGCTACGGGATACTTGGGCGGTTATATCGCAAGAGCCCTATCACAAGACCAAATGGCCGCTAAACTGATAGCAAGATCACCTCAAAAGCTAAAACTACTGGAAAGTAAAACGGTTAAAATAATTAAGGCCGAAGTTACAAAACCAGAAACATTAGAGGGCATTTGTGAAGGTGTAACCACCGTAATTTCAACTATTGGCATTACAAGACAAAAAGATGGCTTAACCTATATGGATGTAGATTATCAGGCGAACCTTAACCTGTTGAACGAAGCTAAAAGAGCAGGCGTTAAAAAGTTTATCTACGTCTCTGCAATTAATGGAAATACCTACAGGCATCTTAAAATTTTTGAAGCCAAAGAAAAGTTTGTAGATGCATTAAAAAGTTCTGGATTGGACTTTACGGTAATTCGCCCAAATGGATTCTTTTCAGATATGCAAGATTTCTTGGATATGGCCAGGAAAGGAAAAGTCTACCTTTTTGGACATGGTGAACAAAAATTCAATCCCATTCATGGCGAAGATTTGGCTATTGTTTGTTTACAGTCAATCAACACTCACAATAAAGAAATTATAGTTGGCGGACCAGATGTTTTAACATTAAATGAAATCGGAGAAATGGCTTTGGATGCATTGCAAAAACCAAAAAAGATAATTCATTTACCAGATTGGATAAGAAGGTTTGTTATTTGGGTTTTACGCACGTTTACTTCATCTAAAACCTATGGCCCCGTCGAGTTTTTTTTAACCCTAATGGCAGAAGATAATATTGCTCCACGCTTTGGGGAAAAACGATTGCATGATTTTTTTAGGGAAAACAGTTAA